In a single window of the Agrobacterium vitis genome:
- the rdgB gene encoding RdgB/HAM1 family non-canonical purine NTP pyrophosphatase yields the protein MRKLETRTIVVASHNAGKIAEIADLIGPFGFAAKSAKELGFIEPDETGTTFEENAAIKALASAKASGLPALSDDSGLVIDALDGAPGVYTANWAEREDGSRDFAMAMEKVEHALQEKGAVTSESRTARFVSVLCLGWPDGHTEFFRGEVEGVVAWPPRGTSGFGYDPIFQPEGFSTTFGEMTSEEKHGWKPGDAQALSHRARAFKLFVETCLNA from the coding sequence ATGCGCAAACTCGAAACCAGAACCATTGTCGTCGCCAGCCACAATGCCGGCAAGATCGCTGAAATTGCCGACCTGATCGGCCCCTTCGGCTTTGCTGCCAAATCGGCCAAGGAACTCGGCTTCATTGAGCCGGACGAAACCGGCACGACATTCGAAGAAAACGCTGCCATCAAGGCACTGGCTTCGGCAAAAGCCTCCGGCCTGCCAGCGCTGTCTGATGATTCCGGTCTGGTCATCGATGCCTTGGATGGCGCGCCGGGCGTCTATACCGCCAATTGGGCCGAGCGCGAGGATGGCAGCCGCGATTTTGCCATGGCGATGGAAAAGGTAGAGCACGCCTTGCAGGAAAAAGGCGCGGTGACGTCAGAGAGCCGAACGGCTCGTTTCGTCAGCGTGCTTTGTCTTGGCTGGCCCGATGGCCATACCGAGTTTTTCCGGGGTGAAGTGGAAGGTGTAGTCGCCTGGCCGCCCCGCGGCACCTCCGGCTTTGGATACGATCCGATCTTCCAACCAGAAGGATTTTCGACCACGTTCGGCGAAATGACCTCGGAAGAAAAACACGGCTGGAAGCCGGGCGATGCGCAAGCCCTGTCGCACCGGGCGCGCGCTTTCAAGCTCTTCGTCGAAACCTGCCTGAACGCCTGA
- the hemW gene encoding radical SAM family heme chaperone HemW, whose product MAEPTSLLLPDTGEPGFGIYIHWPFCAAKCPYCDFNSHVRHQKVDQPRFTAAFLKEMETMRAMSGPKTVTSIFLGGGTPSLMDPATVGAILDGIARYWTVPRGIEITMEANPTSVEAERFRGYRSAGVNRVSLGVQALNDADLKFLGRMHSVEDALKAVRLAREIFPRMSFDLIYARPNQTIADWDAELKLAISYAVDHLSLYQLTIEEGTPFFGLHKAGKIITPDEEHAAQLYEATQEITEREGLPAYEVSNHARPGAESRHNLTYWRYGDYAGIGPGAHGRLTRGHEKLATATEKHPETWLSAVEQNGHGMVVQDALGSEEQADELLLMGLRLREGVDLARWQQLSGRDPDPVREQFLLEHGFIERLGNSRLRCTPKGMLVLDAVVADLAC is encoded by the coding sequence ATGGCCGAGCCAACGTCGCTTCTCCTTCCAGACACCGGCGAACCGGGCTTTGGCATCTATATTCACTGGCCGTTCTGCGCGGCCAAATGCCCCTATTGTGACTTCAACAGCCATGTTCGCCACCAGAAGGTCGACCAGCCGCGCTTCACAGCAGCCTTCCTGAAGGAAATGGAGACGATGCGGGCCATGAGCGGCCCCAAGACCGTCACCAGCATCTTCCTCGGCGGCGGTACGCCTTCGCTGATGGACCCGGCCACGGTGGGTGCCATCCTGGACGGAATCGCCCGCTACTGGACCGTGCCGCGTGGCATCGAGATCACCATGGAAGCCAATCCGACCAGCGTCGAAGCCGAACGGTTTCGGGGCTATCGGTCCGCAGGCGTCAACCGGGTGTCGCTTGGCGTGCAGGCGCTCAATGATGCCGATCTGAAATTTCTGGGCCGGATGCATTCGGTGGAGGATGCGCTGAAAGCCGTCCGTCTGGCACGCGAGATTTTCCCGCGCATGTCCTTCGACCTGATCTATGCCCGTCCCAATCAGACGATTGCCGATTGGGATGCCGAGCTGAAGCTGGCGATTTCCTATGCGGTCGACCATCTGTCGCTCTATCAGCTGACCATCGAGGAAGGCACGCCATTCTTCGGCCTGCACAAGGCCGGCAAGATCATTACACCCGATGAGGAACATGCCGCCCAGCTCTATGAGGCGACGCAGGAGATCACCGAGCGCGAAGGCCTGCCCGCCTATGAGGTTTCCAACCATGCGCGGCCCGGCGCCGAGAGCCGTCACAACCTGACCTATTGGCGCTATGGCGATTATGCCGGTATTGGCCCTGGCGCCCATGGACGGCTGACACGCGGCCATGAAAAACTGGCGACTGCGACTGAAAAGCACCCGGAAACCTGGCTTTCGGCGGTAGAACAGAACGGCCACGGCATGGTCGTCCAGGACGCGCTGGGTTCAGAAGAACAGGCCGACGAATTGCTGCTGATGGGTCTCAGGCTGCGCGAAGGCGTCGATCTCGCTCGCTGGCAGCAATTGTCCGGTCGCGATCCAGACCCGGTCCGCGAACAATTTTTACTGGAACACGGATTTATCGAACGTCTCGGCAATTCCCGGCTGCGCTGCACACCAAAAGGCATGCTGGTTCTGGATGCCGTCGTG